The window atatatatatatatatagtcaaacATTTATATAACCCACTACCCGCTTCCAACTAACAATTACTTTTGCCAAAAGTggctggaagcttttgaaatatataaaattacataaaaagaccattgattaaaaataaataaatatataaatatatttttaaggtaattatggaaattgttttcaaaagctcATGAGCGTTTTGTTAAATGCTACATTAActagcttttagaatcggagcgttttgttaaaactaaaagttaaatgCCCGTACTGTCAAACGgaagtttttgtttaaactaaaacgTTTTATCTAAATGCTAGAAGCTCCCAAACACTTCCAAAAACTCCGTACCAACACGTCCATAAGAGTATCCAAAATACAAATGAAAGAATTGCAATGAGATAAAAATATCTAGTTGAAAATCATGGATTAAACTTCACTATAGTGGAATGTTTTATTGAATTTTTATTGAATACATTGAATTTTATAGATTTAATATATTACGATTTGTGTTCGCAAAAAGATTTTGACTTGACGTCTCACATATTTTTTGCAAGTGCATTTTGAAAGCCCGATGTATATGCTCTTACACTTGATAAATATGAATTTACACTTGATGATAAGTATGAATTTACACTTTGGAAAAAACTCTACAATAATATTACactttataaatataaattatctcaaaaaaaaaagaagaaatatAAATAGAAAAATAAGTAGAAGAACCATATATACAAAGCAAAGAAACTTAAATATTCATCATTCCAGAATCGTAAGGCACGCCAGTTCCTTTGATCCATGAATCTCCTTGTATGAATCTTGCAGGTGTATATTTACTAGCCTCTCGTGGAGACATTCTTTTGACACCCTTCCATTTGACCCTCTTGGAAGTGTCAGCGCCTGGACCTTTGTTATCTAGTTCTGTATAAAAGCAAGTGTCTAGGCCAAAAGTCCCAGTCCATGGAGCCCACCCTTCTGGGTCGATGTTCTTGTCGATGAATGATTGCATGATGATGGTCCTTGAATACTCCTTCCATGGACGACCAAGATAAGACTTGGGCATTGGGGCTGCGTTCAAGAAGTTGGGCTCAGCTGTAATAGTGCAACCCTGGAGAACGATTCCACCCACTGAGTGGGAATCCTTCCGCCCTTGAGCTGTCACCATGCATGCTTGGTTGCTCATCGGCTTCCTGACTATCATATGGCAGTCCTGGAAGACAGCTGCAGCATCCCCAAACACGAAGTCAATGGTTCCACTGACGTTGCATCGTCTATAGAATTGTCGATATGAATGAGTGTAAAGGGTGTCCTGATATCCATCCATCACACAGTTTTGGAAAATTGCCATATCTGCCGAGACACGCAGAGCTACTGCTTGATGTTTTTCAGGTCCCGCAGTGTTCTCAAACCATAGGTCCTTAGCCATGAACCCATCCCCGTTCACCGCTGCATGTAAACCCAAAATGAgccatatacataatatatgttATTTAATAATATTCAAAAACAATGCATAccttaaaaaaaaaattgcattgaAAATGATGTAAtaggtcggagaaactttatgttTATATAAAATATCATACCATTAATCATATTAATTTGAGTGGAAATGGGGATTGTTGCAAGATCAAATAATTAATGTGGTATATGTAAAGAAACTTACCGACTGTAGCAGTATGGAAAGTAGAGACTCCATCAATGAAATTCTTGTTTCCGGTGATCTTGGTGGTGGCTGGACCTTCTCCGAGGAGGACAATGTTGTTAGAATGCCGAGGAATTGCAACATTTTCCTTGTAGGTACCCGCCTTGATGAGTATGATAAATGGTTCGGTTTGCTTTTGGGGCACCGAGTCAACTGCCTCGGTGATTGTCTTGAAGTTACCTGTCCCATCTTGAGACACGATCGCATTAGGCTTAAGAGTTGAGGGATCAGCGTTAATTAGAGACCTCCTTGGACCATCGGCCCATGAAGGGTATTGTGTATTATCATCTTGCTGAAGGGGCATCACTGGCTTTGTTTCAGGAGTAGGAATTTCATCATCTTTTGAAGATGAGTCTCCAACCATCTGTAGATTTGAATGAACAACAGGATCCTGAAAATCATCATCCAATTGGTCAAGCATCCTTCTATTGCCTGTCATTGGCTTTGAATCCCCACCAACAGTTGCTGGCTGTGAATCTGCGGGGTTATTATTCATGCCATTGCCAGTATCTTGTCTCAAAGCCATAGGATTAA of the Lactuca sativa cultivar Salinas chromosome 6, Lsat_Salinas_v11, whole genome shotgun sequence genome contains:
- the LOC111899519 gene encoding putative pectinesterase/pectinesterase inhibitor 43, with translation MASDGGKKKKVIAMAVLLVVGAVVSTIVTVRRHKDIEINVRKAGGKKTGIIAATAVTTAATTATVIILCKHTDFKKVCEETLSRVGLKEPRDLVKANFNAAMESILVAIEKSYTLQVAAKDPMAAKAIEQCNELLHVSIEDLKRSVDQVNIFDLPKLKQNIIDLRVWLSGAVTWQETCLDAFENTTGDSKMSMWKFMETGNRLTRNSLAILDGVAELSIDVQKSPRKVPKPRPKPLTMPISVNWKADLTINPMALRQDTGNGMNNNPADSQPATVGGDSKPMTGNRRMLDQLDDDFQDPVVHSNLQMVGDSSSKDDEIPTPETKPVMPLQQDDNTQYPSWADGPRRSLINADPSTLKPNAIVSQDGTGNFKTITEAVDSVPQKQTEPFIILIKAGTYKENVAIPRHSNNIVLLGEGPATTKITGNKNFIDGVSTFHTATVAVNGDGFMAKDLWFENTAGPEKHQAVALRVSADMAIFQNCVMDGYQDTLYTHSYRQFYRRCNVSGTIDFVFGDAAAVFQDCHMIVRKPMSNQACMVTAQGRKDSHSVGGIVLQGCTITAEPNFLNAAPMPKSYLGRPWKEYSRTIIMQSFIDKNIDPEGWAPWTGTFGLDTCFYTELDNKGPGADTSKRVKWKGVKRMSPREASKYTPARFIQGDSWIKGTGVPYDSGMMNI